Proteins from one Nakamurella multipartita DSM 44233 genomic window:
- a CDS encoding DNA-directed RNA polymerase subunit beta' yields MLDVNFFDELRIGLATADDIRAWSHGEVKKPETINYRTLKPEKDGLFCEKIFGPTRDWECACGKYKRVRFKGIICERCGVEVTRAKVRRERMGHIELAAPVTHIWYFKGVPSRLGYLLDLAPKDLEKIIYFAAYLITAVDETARHNDLPTIEAEMGVERKNLENARDADIDARAKKLEADLAELEAEGAKSDVRRKVREGGEREQRQIRDRAQRAIDRLDEVLDLFRKLSVRQLIVDEVLYRELEDRFGDYFTGGMGAEALKQIISDFDIDAEVEILRDTIKNGKGQRKIRAIKRLKVVAAFQMTQNSPLGMVLDCVPVIPPELRPMVQLDGGRFATSDLNDLYRRVINRNNRLKRLIDLGAPEIIVNNEKRMLQEAVDALFDNGRRGRPVTGPGNRPLKSLSDLLKGKQGRFRQNLLGKRVDYSGRSVIVVGPQLKLHQCGLPKLMALELFKPFVMKRLVDLNHAQNIKSAKRMVERQRPQVWDVLEEVISAHPVMLNRAPTLHRLGIQAFEPQLVEGKAIQLHPLVCAAFNADFDGDQMAVHVPLSSEAQAEARVLMLSSNNILSPGSGRPLAMPSLDLVTGLYYLCGYKPEAKGAGSVFSSPAEGIMALDAGLIDLRAPIKVRLPGSVKPSKDTLAALGEDYEAGQPWLAETTLGRVLFNELLPDGYPFVNEELPKKRQAVIVNDLAEHYPMSVVAQVLDRLKEAGFHWATRSGMTVAIGDVIIPPEKEEILLRHEIEAERVEKAYQRGNLSHEERNDDLVKIWEAATREIEEALPPAYPADNPVSTLVNAGAAGNWIQVRSLAGMKGVVANSKGQQIPRPIRSSFREGLSVLEYFINTHSARKGLADTALRTAESGYLTRRLVDVSQDVIVRETDCGTERGVTLPMADRYADGSLHINEFIETSVQGRVLAGDLVAEDGTVVVPAGTDMREHHVRDAVNAGITLAKVRSVLTCEAAIGTCAVCYGRSLATGNLVDVGEAVGIVAAQSIGEPGTQLTMRTFHTGAASGSSDITQGLPRVQELFEARVPKGKAPIADAAGRIRIEDADKFFKIIVTPDDGSEEIVYEKLPKTQRLATMTVDGSERLLVDGDHVSVGQQLLEGNPDPHEVLRVMGQREVQLHLVREVQNVYRSQGVGIHDKHIEVIIRQMLRRVTIIDSGSTEFLPGAVIERKEFEASNRRVLAEGGEPAAGRPALMGITKASLATESWLSAASFQETTRVLTDAAINAKSDKLVGLKENVIIGKLIPAGTGIARYRDIQVQPTEEARAAAYTLPSFDDTYYGADTFGVATGAAVPLDDFDLGRDYR; encoded by the coding sequence GTGCTCGACGTCAACTTCTTCGACGAGTTGCGTATCGGTCTCGCCACCGCCGACGACATCCGCGCGTGGTCCCACGGCGAGGTCAAGAAGCCGGAAACCATCAATTACCGCACGCTCAAGCCGGAAAAGGACGGGCTCTTCTGCGAGAAGATCTTCGGGCCGACCCGGGACTGGGAGTGCGCCTGCGGCAAGTACAAGCGTGTCCGCTTCAAGGGCATCATCTGCGAGCGCTGCGGCGTCGAGGTCACCCGCGCCAAGGTGCGTCGCGAGCGGATGGGCCACATCGAGCTGGCCGCACCGGTCACCCATATCTGGTACTTCAAGGGCGTCCCGTCGCGCTTGGGCTACCTGCTCGACCTGGCCCCGAAGGATCTCGAGAAGATCATCTACTTCGCGGCCTACCTGATCACCGCGGTCGACGAGACGGCTCGGCACAATGACCTGCCGACCATCGAGGCCGAGATGGGCGTCGAGCGCAAGAACCTGGAGAACGCGCGGGACGCCGACATCGACGCCCGGGCCAAGAAGCTCGAGGCCGACCTGGCCGAGCTGGAGGCCGAGGGCGCCAAGTCCGACGTGCGCCGCAAGGTGCGCGAGGGCGGCGAGCGCGAGCAGCGGCAGATCCGCGACCGTGCGCAGCGGGCCATCGACCGCCTCGACGAGGTGCTCGACCTGTTCCGCAAGCTCTCGGTGCGCCAGCTGATCGTCGACGAGGTGCTCTACCGCGAGCTGGAGGACCGCTTCGGCGACTACTTCACCGGCGGCATGGGGGCCGAGGCGCTCAAGCAGATCATCTCGGACTTCGACATCGACGCCGAGGTCGAGATCCTGCGCGACACCATCAAGAACGGCAAGGGCCAGCGCAAGATCCGCGCGATCAAGCGGCTCAAGGTCGTCGCGGCGTTCCAGATGACGCAGAACTCGCCGCTGGGCATGGTGCTGGACTGCGTGCCGGTGATCCCGCCGGAGCTGCGGCCGATGGTGCAGCTGGACGGTGGCCGGTTCGCCACCTCCGACCTCAACGACCTGTACCGGCGCGTGATCAACCGGAACAACCGGCTCAAGCGACTGATCGATCTGGGCGCGCCCGAGATCATCGTCAACAACGAGAAGCGGATGCTGCAGGAGGCCGTCGACGCGTTGTTCGACAACGGCCGCCGTGGCCGTCCGGTCACCGGGCCGGGCAACCGCCCGCTCAAGTCGCTGTCCGATCTGCTCAAGGGCAAGCAGGGCCGGTTCCGCCAGAACCTGCTGGGCAAGCGTGTCGACTACTCGGGCCGTTCGGTCATCGTGGTCGGCCCGCAGCTCAAGCTGCACCAGTGCGGTCTGCCCAAGCTGATGGCGCTCGAGCTGTTCAAGCCGTTCGTGATGAAGCGCCTGGTCGACCTGAACCACGCGCAGAACATCAAGTCGGCCAAGCGCATGGTCGAGCGGCAGCGGCCGCAGGTGTGGGACGTCCTGGAAGAGGTCATCTCCGCGCACCCGGTGATGCTGAACCGGGCGCCGACCCTGCACCGCCTGGGCATCCAGGCCTTCGAGCCGCAGCTGGTGGAAGGCAAGGCCATCCAGCTGCACCCGCTGGTCTGTGCCGCGTTCAACGCCGACTTCGACGGCGACCAGATGGCCGTGCACGTGCCGCTGTCGTCCGAGGCGCAGGCCGAGGCTCGCGTGCTGATGCTCTCGAGCAACAACATCCTGTCCCCGGGTTCGGGCCGGCCGCTGGCCATGCCCTCGCTGGACCTGGTGACCGGCCTGTACTACCTGTGTGGGTACAAGCCGGAGGCCAAGGGGGCCGGCTCGGTGTTCTCCTCGCCCGCCGAGGGGATCATGGCGCTGGACGCCGGACTGATCGATCTGCGCGCGCCGATCAAGGTGCGGCTGCCCGGTTCGGTCAAGCCGTCGAAGGACACCCTGGCTGCGCTGGGAGAGGACTACGAGGCGGGCCAGCCCTGGCTGGCCGAGACCACGCTGGGCCGGGTCCTGTTCAACGAGCTGCTGCCCGACGGGTACCCGTTCGTGAACGAGGAGCTGCCCAAGAAGCGGCAGGCCGTCATCGTCAACGATCTGGCCGAGCACTACCCGATGTCCGTGGTGGCGCAGGTGCTGGACCGCCTGAAGGAGGCGGGCTTCCACTGGGCGACCCGCTCGGGCATGACGGTGGCCATCGGTGACGTCATCATCCCGCCGGAGAAGGAAGAGATCCTGCTCCGTCACGAGATCGAGGCGGAGCGGGTCGAGAAGGCCTACCAGCGGGGCAACCTCTCCCACGAGGAGCGCAACGACGACCTGGTCAAGATCTGGGAGGCGGCCACCCGGGAGATCGAGGAGGCGCTGCCTCCGGCGTACCCGGCCGACAACCCGGTGTCCACCCTGGTGAACGCCGGCGCCGCCGGTAACTGGATCCAGGTCCGGTCGCTGGCCGGCATGAAGGGTGTGGTGGCCAACTCCAAGGGTCAGCAGATCCCGCGGCCGATTCGCTCCTCGTTCCGCGAGGGCCTGTCGGTGCTGGAGTACTTCATCAACACCCACTCGGCCCGTAAGGGTCTGGCCGACACCGCGCTGCGAACGGCGGAGTCGGGCTACCTGACCCGTCGTCTGGTCGACGTGTCGCAGGACGTCATCGTGCGCGAGACCGACTGTGGCACCGAGCGTGGCGTCACCCTGCCGATGGCCGATCGGTACGCCGACGGCAGCCTGCACATCAACGAGTTCATCGAGACCTCGGTGCAGGGTCGGGTGCTGGCCGGTGACCTGGTCGCCGAGGACGGCACGGTCGTCGTGCCGGCCGGTACGGACATGCGCGAGCACCACGTGCGGGACGCGGTCAACGCCGGGATCACCCTGGCCAAGGTCCGTTCCGTGCTGACCTGCGAGGCGGCCATCGGCACCTGTGCGGTCTGCTACGGCCGCTCGTTGGCCACCGGCAACCTGGTGGACGTGGGCGAGGCCGTCGGCATCGTGGCCGCGCAGTCCATCGGTGAGCCCGGCACGCAGCTGACCATGCGGACCTTCCACACCGGGGCGGCGTCGGGTTCCTCCGACATCACCCAGGGTCTGCCGCGTGTGCAGGAGCTGTTCGAGGCCCGGGTCCCCAAGGGCAAGGCGCCGATCGCCGACGCCGCCGGCCGGATCCGGATCGAGGACGCCGACAAGTTCTTCAAGATCATCGTCACCCCGGACGACGGGTCGGAGGAGATCGTGTACGAGAAGCTGCCCAAGACGCAGCGGCTCGCGACGATGACCGTCGACGGCTCCGAGCGTCTGCTGGTGGACGGCGATCACGTGTCGGTCGGCCAGCAGCTGCTCGAGGGCAACCCGGATCCGCATGAGGTGCTGCGGGTCATGGGCCAGCGCGAGGTGCAGCTGCACCTGGTGCGAGAGGTGCAGAACGTGTACCGCTCGCAGGGCGTGGGCATCCACGACAAGCACATCGAGGTGATCATCCGGCAGATGCTGCGGCGGGTCACGATCATCGACTCCGGCTCGACCGAGTTCCTGCCGGGTGCGGTGATCGAGCGCAAGGAGTTCGAGGCGTCCAACCGTCGCGTGCTGGCCGAGGGTGGCGAGCCCGCGGCCGGGCGTCCCGCGCTCATGGGCATCACCAAGGCGTCGCTGGCCACCGAGTCCTGGCTGTCGGCGGCCTCCTTCCAGGAGACCACCCGGGTGCTCACCGACGCGGCAATCAACGCCAAGTCGGACAAGCTCGTGGGCCTGAAGGAGAACGTGATCATCGGCAAGCTGATCCCGGCCGGCACCGGCATCGCCCGGTACCGGGACATCCAGGTGCAGCCGACCGAGGAGGCCCGCGCGGCCGCCTACACGCTGCCCTCGTTCGACGACACCTACTACGGGGCCGACACCTTCGGGGTCGCCACCGGTGCCGCGGTGCCGCTGGACGACTTCGATCTGGGCCGCGACTACCGCTGA
- a CDS encoding YcnI family copper-binding membrane protein, with protein sequence MSKSILRSAVVVAGVCALSLGGALAASAHVSVSPNTTAAGSYALLTFGVPHGCAGSPTTKVAIKIPEQITAVTPTVNPNWDVQKVMVPLNPAVTDSHGNQVTERVDQVVYTAKTPLPDGYRDALVLSLQVPDAVGQTLSFPTIQTCEVGETAWIEPTVEGQAEPDHPAPAFVVTPAAGNGDDDGPAVTTAPASASAVPTSSAEVATAAATESSSTSPVAIAGLVAGVLGLVVGGIALARSRRA encoded by the coding sequence GTGAGCAAGTCCATCCTGCGTTCCGCCGTGGTCGTCGCCGGCGTGTGCGCCCTGTCCCTGGGCGGCGCGCTGGCCGCCAGCGCGCACGTGTCGGTCAGCCCGAACACGACCGCCGCCGGGTCCTACGCCCTGCTGACCTTCGGCGTCCCGCACGGCTGCGCCGGCTCGCCGACCACCAAGGTCGCGATCAAGATCCCGGAGCAGATCACCGCCGTCACCCCGACCGTCAACCCGAACTGGGACGTGCAGAAGGTGATGGTGCCGCTGAACCCGGCCGTCACCGACAGCCACGGCAACCAGGTCACCGAGCGGGTCGACCAGGTCGTCTACACCGCCAAGACCCCGCTGCCCGACGGGTACCGGGACGCGTTGGTGCTGTCCCTGCAGGTCCCCGACGCGGTCGGGCAGACGCTGAGCTTCCCGACCATCCAGACCTGCGAGGTGGGGGAGACCGCCTGGATCGAACCCACGGTCGAGGGTCAGGCCGAGCCCGACCATCCGGCGCCGGCGTTCGTGGTCACCCCGGCCGCCGGCAACGGTGACGATGACGGGCCGGCGGTCACCACCGCCCCGGCCAGTGCCTCGGCCGTGCCGACCAGTAGCGCCGAGGTCGCGACGGCGGCGGCCACCGAGTCCAGCTCGACCAGCCCGGTGGCGATCGCCGGTCTGGTTGCGGGCGTGCTGGGGCTGGTCGTCGGCGGGATTGCCCTGGCGCGTTCGCGGCGCGCGTGA
- a CDS encoding copper resistance CopC/CopD family protein, with protein sequence MIQQLGPRSPGRALVRAVLVAAAALAFLLAGSAPAWAHAELIGTDPADGALLPTAPAAITLTFSEPVAVDDGGIRLLDAAGTELPSTSQAVDNRVVITPQSLGTGTVIVSWRVISADSHPIAGGLTFAVGQRSAATVAVPDAQSDLAVSVASAIVQAIAYLGVLAACGLIAFDVLVLRGQGEAGVRATLRRLSAWSAGGGVLAALLLLPLTELRQRYESLAGLADPAAWTAQLGRDAGLTLVLVGAGLLLAWEAAWAVNQRTAASAGAALAGCGLAIGAFAVVGHTRGYGPVPLVLTADLVHLTVAAGWLGGLVGLGVLVRATGRAVTGRRPAPARGAAGTLTATRSLPRSRVEAAAVALSRFSTLAAVLVALLAVTGTLLAWRILGSWSALVQTGYGQALLVKLGLVGLVVATAGYNRFRVTPAIVAGPTAEAGWQRLRRSVTVEAGLLVAVLAVTGWLVNASPTPPTEPSAGAAADGSSAAATGSPVEQTVALGNDQIRLRLTPATAGVNSLEFTVVDAGGQPVSPVSDPEVSVTMPAAGVGPLTRPVSATGPGAYQAVLDLPLSGQWTIAISVRTSEFEEPTARAEVQIP encoded by the coding sequence GTGATCCAGCAACTGGGGCCGCGGTCACCAGGACGGGCGCTGGTCCGGGCCGTCCTGGTGGCCGCGGCCGCGCTGGCCTTCCTGCTGGCCGGCTCCGCGCCGGCCTGGGCGCACGCCGAGCTGATCGGCACCGACCCGGCCGACGGGGCCCTGCTGCCGACCGCGCCGGCCGCCATCACCCTGACCTTCAGCGAACCCGTCGCGGTCGACGACGGCGGCATCCGGCTGCTGGACGCGGCCGGGACCGAGCTGCCCAGCACCAGCCAGGCCGTCGACAACCGGGTGGTGATCACCCCGCAGAGTCTGGGCACCGGGACGGTCATCGTGTCCTGGCGGGTGATCTCGGCCGATTCCCATCCGATCGCCGGCGGGCTGACCTTCGCGGTGGGCCAGCGCAGCGCCGCCACGGTGGCCGTGCCCGACGCCCAGTCCGATCTCGCCGTCAGCGTGGCCAGCGCGATCGTGCAGGCCATCGCCTACCTCGGCGTGCTGGCCGCCTGCGGCCTGATCGCGTTCGACGTGCTGGTTCTGCGTGGGCAGGGTGAGGCCGGGGTGCGGGCCACCCTGCGCCGGCTGTCGGCGTGGTCCGCGGGCGGCGGCGTGCTGGCCGCTCTGTTGCTGCTGCCGCTCACCGAACTGCGCCAGCGCTACGAGTCCCTGGCCGGATTGGCCGATCCCGCGGCCTGGACCGCCCAACTGGGGCGGGACGCGGGACTGACGCTGGTGCTCGTCGGCGCCGGGCTGCTGCTGGCCTGGGAGGCCGCGTGGGCGGTCAACCAGCGCACCGCGGCCAGCGCCGGCGCCGCCCTGGCCGGGTGCGGCCTGGCGATCGGGGCGTTCGCGGTCGTCGGGCATACCCGCGGGTACGGCCCGGTGCCGCTGGTGCTCACCGCCGACCTGGTGCATCTGACCGTCGCCGCCGGCTGGCTGGGCGGGCTGGTCGGACTCGGCGTCCTGGTCCGCGCGACCGGTCGGGCGGTCACCGGCCGCCGCCCGGCACCGGCCCGCGGCGCGGCCGGCACCTTGACCGCCACCCGGTCGCTGCCGCGCAGCCGGGTCGAGGCGGCCGCGGTCGCGTTGAGCCGGTTTTCCACCCTGGCTGCGGTGCTGGTCGCGCTGCTCGCCGTCACCGGCACGCTGCTGGCCTGGCGGATCCTGGGCTCGTGGTCGGCGCTGGTGCAGACCGGGTACGGCCAGGCGCTGCTGGTCAAACTCGGGCTGGTCGGGCTGGTCGTGGCCACGGCCGGCTACAACCGGTTCCGGGTGACGCCGGCGATCGTCGCCGGGCCGACCGCCGAGGCGGGGTGGCAGCGGCTGCGCCGGTCGGTGACGGTGGAGGCGGGCCTGCTGGTGGCCGTGCTCGCGGTGACCGGATGGCTGGTCAATGCCAGCCCCACGCCGCCGACCGAGCCCTCCGCCGGGGCCGCGGCCGACGGTTCGAGCGCGGCGGCGACCGGATCGCCGGTGGAGCAGACGGTCGCGCTGGGCAACGATCAGATCCGGCTGCGGCTCACCCCGGCGACCGCGGGGGTCAACTCGCTGGAGTTCACCGTCGTCGACGCCGGCGGCCAGCCGGTGTCACCGGTGTCGGACCCCGAGGTGTCGGTGACCATGCCGGCCGCCGGGGTCGGCCCGCTGACCCGGCCGGTCTCGGCCACGGGTCCCGGCGCGTACCAGGCCGTGCTGGATCTGCCGCTGTCCGGGCAGTGGACCATCGCGATCTCGGTCCGCACGTCCGAATTCGAGGAACCCACCGCCCGGGCGGAGGTGCAGATCCCATGA
- a CDS encoding DUF1775 domain-containing protein, translating to MTRRLGRILTRGAALIALVALTLLALAPAAAAHVAVDSATPNGDGTSTVTLVWNHSCTPDSATTGVSVSAGPGVEFTGAITDVAGWSATVAPSTIEFSGPGVPTGQQAAVRVTARITADPGATVSFPSIQYCGDQQTAWTDPDPSSDHPVPTLIATAAIATPAAATGEATSQAVDGGADLAQVLTGVLLLTLALGTAGVVLTRRAGG from the coding sequence ATGACCCGTCGACTCGGCCGGATCCTCACCCGGGGCGCCGCCCTCATCGCGCTGGTGGCGCTCACCCTGCTCGCCCTGGCCCCGGCGGCCGCCGCGCACGTCGCCGTCGACTCGGCCACGCCCAACGGCGACGGCACGAGCACGGTCACCCTGGTCTGGAACCACAGCTGTACGCCCGATTCGGCCACCACCGGGGTCAGTGTGTCGGCCGGGCCGGGCGTCGAGTTCACCGGCGCGATCACCGATGTCGCCGGCTGGTCGGCGACCGTCGCGCCGTCCACGATCGAGTTCTCCGGTCCCGGCGTGCCGACCGGGCAGCAGGCCGCGGTCCGGGTGACGGCCCGGATCACCGCCGATCCCGGCGCCACGGTCAGCTTCCCGTCGATCCAGTACTGCGGCGATCAGCAGACCGCCTGGACCGACCCGGACCCGTCGTCCGATCACCCGGTGCCGACGCTGATCGCCACCGCGGCCATCGCCACGCCGGCCGCGGCGACCGGGGAAGCCACGAGCCAGGCCGTCGACGGGGGCGCCGATCTGGCTCAGGTGCTCACCGGGGTGCTGCTCCTGACCCTGGCGCTGGGGACCGCCGGTGTCGTGCTCACCCGGCGCGCGGGCGGCTGA
- a CDS encoding SDR family oxidoreductase, protein MRTYVITGSASGIGLATATMLHARGDVVIGVDRHDAEVVADLSTEQGRQDMVRAVTERTDGHIDAVVANAGLATPTAATVAVNYYGAVATLEGLRPLLLRSPNPRAVATASMASLMPVDEQLERTLLDGTPTDALELAGKLEEAGGQTIYATTKRALARWIRRHAATADWAGAGIPLNAIAPGIIRTPMTAQMISTPEATASLLELVPMPLHGVAEPAACASLIGWLTSPENTHLCGQVVFIDGGSDVVLRGDSVW, encoded by the coding sequence ATGCGCACGTACGTCATCACCGGATCGGCCTCGGGCATCGGCCTGGCCACGGCGACCATGCTGCACGCCCGGGGCGACGTGGTCATCGGGGTCGATCGGCACGATGCCGAGGTCGTCGCGGACCTGTCCACCGAGCAGGGCCGGCAGGACATGGTCCGGGCGGTGACCGAACGCACCGACGGGCACATCGACGCCGTGGTCGCCAACGCCGGACTGGCCACGCCCACCGCGGCCACCGTCGCGGTCAACTACTACGGCGCCGTGGCCACGCTGGAGGGGTTGCGCCCGCTGCTGCTGCGCTCGCCCAACCCACGGGCGGTGGCCACCGCGTCCATGGCCTCGCTGATGCCGGTCGACGAGCAGCTGGAACGCACCCTGCTGGACGGGACGCCGACCGACGCCCTGGAACTGGCCGGCAAACTGGAAGAGGCCGGCGGGCAGACGATCTACGCGACCACCAAGCGGGCGCTCGCCCGCTGGATCCGCCGGCACGCGGCGACCGCCGACTGGGCCGGCGCCGGCATCCCGCTCAACGCCATCGCCCCCGGGATCATCCGGACGCCGATGACGGCGCAGATGATCAGCACCCCCGAGGCGACGGCGAGCCTGCTCGAGCTGGTCCCGATGCCCCTGCACGGCGTGGCCGAGCCGGCCGCGTGCGCGTCCCTGATCGGCTGGCTGACCAGTCCGGAGAACACCCACCTGTGCGGTCAGGTCGTCTTCATCGACGGTGGCTCGGACGTGGTCCTGCGTGGCGACTCGGTCTGGTGA
- the aztC gene encoding zinc ABC transporter substrate-binding protein AztC, whose product MRTRVLAAALTSILGAVLGVAGCATAAGSDRPSVTVTTTILGDVVNEIVGDQADVVVLMPGGGDPHSFSISAQEAARMRQSDLIVSNGLGLEEGVATQVQAAAADGTPQFVAGDQADPLTFIADGSSGLPDPHFWTDPDRMVLVLDALDDALAGIEGIDAEQLTQRAAKYRAELAALSAEMDTFFAAIPPGRRALVTNHHVFGYLAQRFGFEVVGAVIPSGTTLAAPSAADLADLAGAIRDTGVPAIFADSSRPDRLAQAVAEETGLDIEVVPLFTESLSPPGEGAGTYLDMMRTNTSRITAALTR is encoded by the coding sequence ATGCGCACCCGCGTGCTGGCCGCCGCCCTGACCTCCATCCTGGGCGCCGTCCTGGGCGTGGCCGGCTGCGCGACGGCGGCCGGTTCGGACCGCCCCTCGGTCACCGTGACCACCACCATTCTCGGTGACGTGGTCAATGAGATCGTCGGTGACCAAGCCGATGTCGTAGTTCTGATGCCCGGCGGTGGGGATCCGCACTCATTCTCGATCTCCGCCCAGGAAGCGGCGCGCATGCGCCAGTCGGACCTGATCGTGTCCAACGGCCTCGGGCTGGAAGAGGGCGTCGCGACCCAGGTGCAGGCCGCGGCCGCGGACGGCACGCCCCAGTTCGTCGCCGGCGACCAGGCCGATCCGCTCACCTTCATCGCGGACGGCTCGTCGGGCCTGCCCGACCCCCACTTCTGGACCGACCCGGACCGCATGGTGCTGGTGCTGGACGCCCTCGACGACGCCCTGGCCGGGATCGAGGGCATCGACGCCGAGCAGCTCACCCAGCGGGCGGCGAAGTACCGCGCCGAGCTGGCGGCGCTGTCCGCCGAGATGGACACCTTCTTCGCCGCCATCCCGCCGGGCCGGCGGGCCCTGGTCACCAACCACCACGTCTTCGGCTACCTCGCCCAGCGCTTCGGCTTCGAGGTGGTCGGCGCCGTCATCCCCAGCGGGACCACCCTGGCCGCGCCCAGCGCCGCGGACCTGGCCGACCTGGCCGGCGCCATCCGGGACACCGGGGTGCCGGCGATCTTCGCCGACTCATCCCGGCCGGACCGGCTGGCCCAGGCGGTGGCCGAGGAAACCGGGTTGGACATCGAGGTCGTCCCGCTGTTCACCGAGTCGCTCTCGCCGCCCGGCGAAGGGGCCGGTACCTACTTGGACATGATGCGCACCAACACATCCCGGATCACCGCGGCGCTGACCCGGTGA
- the aztB gene encoding zinc ABC transporter permease AztB, producing the protein MSVEFMQRALCGGLVVAALCAVTGTWVVLRGMAFLGEAMAHGMLPGVAAAVLLGLPGPAGAMVAAGGMAAGIGVATRRGRVSQDTAIGLLFVAMLALGVIIVSAVRAFPVDLSGILFGDILALHWTDVAVTALVAAATIGVLALAHRPLTALSFDPRIAHTLGLRPRTADAVLLGSLAVAIVASYQSVGTLLVVGLMVAPPAAAAAWARSVTTMMVLATAIAGISVLVGLLVSWHASWAAGAAIALTAIAAFAVSTGLRAARDRRRRR; encoded by the coding sequence ATGTCCGTGGAGTTCATGCAGCGCGCCCTGTGCGGCGGCCTCGTCGTCGCCGCCCTGTGCGCGGTGACCGGAACCTGGGTGGTGTTGCGCGGCATGGCCTTTCTCGGGGAGGCGATGGCCCACGGCATGTTGCCCGGAGTGGCCGCCGCGGTCCTGCTGGGCCTGCCCGGACCGGCCGGGGCCATGGTCGCGGCCGGCGGCATGGCCGCCGGCATCGGCGTGGCCACCCGGCGCGGGCGGGTGTCGCAGGACACGGCGATCGGGCTGCTGTTCGTGGCCATGCTCGCGCTCGGGGTGATCATCGTCTCGGCGGTCCGGGCCTTCCCGGTCGACCTGAGCGGCATCCTGTTCGGCGACATCCTGGCCCTGCACTGGACGGACGTCGCCGTCACCGCCCTGGTCGCCGCCGCGACCATCGGGGTTCTCGCCCTGGCCCACCGGCCGTTGACCGCCCTGTCGTTCGATCCCCGGATCGCCCACACCCTGGGCCTGCGACCGCGGACGGCCGACGCGGTGCTGCTCGGCAGCCTCGCCGTCGCGATCGTGGCGTCCTATCAGTCGGTCGGGACATTGCTCGTGGTCGGCCTGATGGTGGCCCCGCCAGCGGCCGCCGCCGCGTGGGCCCGCAGCGTGACCACCATGATGGTGCTGGCCACCGCGATCGCCGGGATCAGCGTTCTGGTCGGACTTCTCGTCTCCTGGCACGCCTCATGGGCGGCCGGCGCCGCCATCGCCCTCACCGCGATCGCGGCCTTCGCCGTCTCCACCGGATTGCGGGCGGCCCGGGACCGCCGTCGTCGACGCTGA